The nucleotide sequence TTCGCCCCCGGATAGCGCCATACCTAAGCTGCTGCGGATGTGTTGAATATGGAATTCATCCAGCAGGCCTTCGAGACGTTCCAATCGTTGTTGTCGATTCAGGTCTTTGCGGGTTTCCAGAATTGCCATGATGTTATCGGCGACTGATAACTTACGGAAAATCGAGGCTTCCTGTGGTAAATAACCAATGCCTTGTTGTGCGCGGCCATGCATGGGCAGGTGGCTGATGTCCTGATCATCAATTTTGATGCGGCCTTTATCGGCCTGAACCAGATTAACGATCATGTAGAAGCAGGTGGTTTTACCGGCGCCATTCGGGCCCAATAAGCCAACAATCTGACCACTTTGTACCGACATGGATACGTCTTTAACCACTTCGCGGCCATTGTAGCTTTTGGCCAGGTGTTCAGCTTTTAAGGTTTTTTTCATGGTTGTTCTGCTGCATCCGCGGGTGTGGGCTCAGCTGATTTTTTTTCTGGCTGAATCACGACTTTAATTCGTTGTGGTTTTTCCGCTTCACCGGTCTGAGGGTCTACAACGTCCTCAGGTTCAGACGAGGACGCTAAAACGCGTTCATTGGTGATGTCGTAGGTGATTTTGTCACCGCTGAATTGGTTGCCTTCCTGATGCAGTTGGGCGTCACCCTGGATCTGAACTTCTTTACGGGTCGAAAAATAATCAATACGTTGCCCGGAAGCAGTGGTGAGCTGTTGCTCTGCCTGAATCTGCTGCTGATAGCGTGCTGGATTTCCTTCGGCAACGGCCTGCTCAACCACGTCACCGTTACGCAGAATCATCAAACGATCCGATTCAATCTTTAACGTGCCTTGTGTCAGTACGACGTTGCCTTTATAGATCACGACGCCGGCTTTACGATCCAGCTCGGCACTGTCGGATAGAATCACCATTTCCTGTTGTGCATCTTCCGGTAATGCATGGCT is from Bacterioplanoides sp. SCSIO 12839 and encodes:
- the lptB gene encoding LPS export ABC transporter ATP-binding protein, coding for MKKTLKAEHLAKSYNGREVVKDVSMSVQSGQIVGLLGPNGAGKTTCFYMIVNLVQADKGRIKIDDQDISHLPMHGRAQQGIGYLPQEASIFRKLSVADNIMAILETRKDLNRQQRLERLEGLLDEFHIQHIRSSLGMALSGGERRRVEIARALAAEPSFILLDEPFAGVDPISVSDIMDIIRQLKDRGIGVLITDHNVRETLAICEKAYIVGGGHIIAEGSADEVLANEQVRKVYLGDDFRL
- the lptA gene encoding lipopolysaccharide transport periplasmic protein LptA, which produces MFPNKWLLTTLLIIVGSLPLSSHALPEDAQQEMVILSDSAELDRKAGVVIYKGNVVLTQGTLKIESDRLMILRNGDVVEQAVAEGNPARYQQQIQAEQQLTTASGQRIDYFSTRKEVQIQGDAQLHQEGNQFSGDKITYDITNERVLASSSEPEDVVDPQTGEAEKPQRIKVVIQPEKKSAEPTPADAAEQP